AACCCGGGTTCGCGACGCCATGCGACGCGACATCTCCGGCATCGATCTCCGCCTGAGGCTTGAGCAGGCGCTGGTGATGATTCGCGAATGCAATAGCCGGTCACTCCCGGTAGTCCACGAGGGACGGCTGGTGGGCCTGCTGACCCTGGATAATGTGGGCGAGTTTCTATCCATCCACTCTGCCTTGCTTCAGGCGGACCGCAAATCACGGGAGAAAAAGGAAGAAGACATCGGGCGCCGATCTCCTGACGCGATAAGCTAAAAATGCCCAAACAATACTTTCACTACAGGAGTCTCGCCGACCTTCGCGCCCACGCCGCAGAGCTGGGCGTTGACGTTCCATTGGTCGAGGACAAGGAGGAAATCCGCAGCCTTCTCGCGCGGCCCGTTAAAGTCCGAAGCCCCGGCGGCAAAACCTGGACAATTGGGAATTCCTTTGCCATCCATCCCATGGAAGGCTGCGACGGCAATCCCGACGGCAATCCCGGCGAACTAACTTTCCGGCGCTACCAACGTTTTGGCGGCGGAGGGGCCAAGCTGATCTGGTTTGAGGCCTGCGCGGTGGTTCCTGAAGGCCGGGCCAATCCCCGGCAGCTCTGGATCCATCCAGGCTCCGCAAAGCAATTGAAAGAGCTTCTGCAAACCTGCCGCGAAGCCCATCAAAAAGAGTTCGGCACCTGCCACGATTTCGTCGCGCTCCTGCAGCTCACGCACTCCGGCCGCTACTCTTTCGAGAAGCAGAAGGTCGCGTCGCGGCATCCCGTGCTGGATTTGTATCCGCTGGTCAACCGCGAGGGTCAGCCGCCGCGAGAAAATCTGCCCGAGCTTGCTTCGGATGATTATCTTGCGGCCCTTGAAGACCGGTATGTACAGGCCGCAACTTTGGCGCGTGAGCTTGGCTTCGACGGCGTCGATATCAAGATGACCCATGGTTATCTGCTGTCTGAACTGATCGGCGCGCGCACTCGCGCTGGGACTTACGGAGGCTCGCTCGAAAACCGGGCACGGTTTACTCTGAGTGTTGCCGGGAAAATTCGCCGCCGGGTGGGCGACGATTTCCTTCTCGCGGTGCGCCTGGGCGTCTACGATGGCATCCCATACGCCGTCGGCAGTAAGGATTCCGTGGGAGTGCCGCGCGACTATCCGACTCCTTACAACTATGGCTTCGGCACTGACCCAAAAGATCCGTATCGAATGGACCTCTCGGAGCCCATCAAGCTTGTCGGCTGGCTGCAGCAGGCTGGCGTTCGCCTGCTGAACGTTTCGCTCGGAATTCCGTATGCCAATCCGCATCTTGGACGTCCGTTTGACAAATCGAACGAAGGATATTATGAAACGCCTGAGCATCCGTTGCTGGGAGTCGCCCGCCATTTCTCCGCTACGGCGCAGATCCAGAACGCCTACCCCGACCTGGCCGTGGTTGGCACCGGCTATACGTGGCTGCGCCACTTTCTCATCCACGCGGCGGCGGCCAATGTGAAGCTGCATCGAACCACGCTCGCGGGCCTGGGCCGCGCGGCCCTCGCTTATCCTGATCTTCCACGGGTGACGTTCGAAAAGGCCGACCTCAATCCGCTCCGTACCTGCAAAACGCTCTCCTACTGCACCTATCTCATGCGCTCAAAGAAGAATGAACTTGGGCAATTCCCTGCCGGCTGCCCGCCCTTTGATAAAGAAAGTTACGGCGAAATCATGAAGCAGGCACGCGCCGCCAACCGGGCGGCCGCAAAAGGACAGTAGCGCGGGACTTGGTTTCAATGGTTCGCAGCAGTTGTCGGTTACTAACAGCCCCCCCTTAATAAAACCCGCAGACCAATCGACGCCGACCTGTACCGTGGGACCCATGGTACTTGCCGAAGGTTGTAAACTTGCTTGGATGAGGCTCAGTCATCCGGGCCCGGAGGTTTACTATGACTGAAAAGGAATTTGCACGGCGGCTGGAAATCCTCGAGCGCGACAACAGGCGGTTTAAGCGCCTTGCAGCCGCCGGTCTTGCTCTGGCTGCGGCCGTGGGTGTCGTTTATGCGGTGGCCTGCTCTTCGGACCGAAATTCACGTGTCGTCAAGCCAGGCGCGGAGAAGGTGGCGGCGCGCGAGTTCGACGTAGTGGACAGTGCCGGCAAACTGCGGATCCAGATGGCTGTGACGTGCCTTCCCGCGACCAATTGCTGGCCCTCCATCAAGATGTTTGACCAGGATGGGAAGGAGGTTACCTCCATGCGCGCCGGCGCAGTAACTGTTTCCAGTGAAGGGGAGGCGGCTTCGTTGTTGGGCGATCATCTGCAATTCAGTGTAGCCGTCAAAGGAAGCGCGCCCCGTGTCACAGCCGAAGTTGGAAGCGGAACCGGCGGCGGTGGATTGCTATCACTCGCGGGCAGAGACGGTGGCTACGTTCTCGCCAATGCAAACTCTCCGAGCGTTGAGCTTAAAGACGCCCAGGGCTATGTGATGGACCTGGGGACGGTTGACCTAACGACCGTGCTCTCAGGCCAGAGTTCTCAGACCACCGCCGACTCGATTGTGATGTTTGGGAACGACCAGAAGCACCATCTGATCTGGCGGGCTCCCTGACGGGCCACGGCGACGTGGCTGGCCGGCTCGCGGTGAGGCGCCAGCCCGTACTTTGAAGGTGATGGCTATTTCTTCCAGGGCGGCGTTTCCGGCAGGAGTTCCTGGAATTCCTCGATCAACCTGGTCTCGTAGTCGCCGGCGTATCTCTTGCTGAGGAACCGGTCGATGGCCTCATCGTGGAATCGCTGCCATGATCCTTCCTCGTGGCCGGGGTTGATGGGATAAAAGAGCGCGTTGTTGGCGCGAGCGGCAGCCAGGTCGCCGGGAGCATCTCCCACCATCAGGACGCAATCTTTCTCGTATTTTCCTCCCGTGGTCAGCTTCAGATGCTCCTTCTTGCTTCCCATTTCCTGCCCGGCAATCACCTCGGCGTACTTCGCGATGTCATGCTCGCGCCATTCGCGCTCCAGGGCTTCGCCGGGCGTGGCGGATACGCAGATGATGTCTGCTTTGCTTTGCAGCTTTTCCGCGCTCTCCCGGAAAAACGGAAAAGGTGGAACGCCTTCCACCATGTCGGCAATGCAACGGTTGACGGCCAGGCTCCACTCGAGCGTCTGCTGCAGCACCGGATCGTGCGCCCTGGCAATTTCGGCTTCGAGTGCGGGATTGCCCAGCGCTGCGCCGGAATCAATCCACGCCTGCAACGTGGGCACCTCCGGGATCCTCACGCCGCGCCGCATCGGTTCCGGCCACTCGCGCAGAAGCTGGAAAGTTCTGGTCAGCGCAGGGAAGCGATTGGTCCCCCGCCACTTCGAGTAGAGGTTCACAAACTCCGCCGCCTCGCGCGCGTACTTGGAGATGGCCTGGAGCTTCCAGTACTTGATGATGTTGGGAATAAAGCATTCCTTGTGTTTGATCTCCATCGAGTCAAACACACAGCCATCGGAATCGATGCCGACAAAGAATTTGTGCTGTGGCTTGAAGGCAAGAAGCTGGTCTTTGGGTGAGGTCATTGCGCCATCTTTCCAGTGTGGAATTTGCCGAATGGTGCATCTTAGCGCAATCGCGCTGGAGTGGGAAGGGTGAATAGGTCGCGGCATAGTTTGAAACGCATTGACTCCGAGTCCATCCGCATTATCCTCCGTAGCGGCGAGTTCATCTCGCCAGATGCCGGCATGAAGCCGCCGCTACATCAAAAAGGACTGCTACCGGCAAATCCCGATCATCGACTGTGCACGCGCAAGGACATTCGGCTAAGTCAGCACCCGGTTCAGGAGCTGATTGACGGCGCGGTCTGATTCCATAAAGGCGTTGCGGTGGTCCATGGCTCCGGCCAGGTCAGCATGCGAGAAAGCGATTCTGCCGAAGGGGCCATCGCGCAGCGCGTCGCGGGCGGCAGGGTTCCCTTGAAGCCCGAAGAAGAAGCCCGGCTGCGGATTGATGAAGGCGTGACCAAACCGGTTCAGGACGATCCCGGCAATGTCGTGTTTGGCATCGAAGCCGGAAGCGCCGAACATTTCCATCATCTGCTCGCGGATTTGCCGCTCATAGGTCGCGAACGGGGTGGACAGCAGTTCCGCCCGGCCCATCTGCCCCTGGGCAAGCGCCGGAAGCCCCGGCTTTGCGAAATCCACGAAGAAGGTCAGGACTGTCGGCAGGTCGGGACCGACTGTGGGCAGATCGACGCCAAACGTTGCGTCCTTGCGCACGTTAACGTAGCGGCCAAAACCCTCGAACCAAGACGCGCTTGAAATGCCCAGGTTGTACATGAAGCGCCAGTTGCGGACCGCCACGTTGGCCGTCATGTAGGGCGAGTACAGGAACTGGTCGTAACTCTTGCGCCGAGTTTCGTCCAGGTCACGCACCACGTGCTTGGTTATCCAGCCGCCTCCGGCCATCACGACGGTTCGGGCTTTAACGCGATACACCTTGCCATCCTTCAGATACATGACTGAAACAAACTCTGCTTTGTCCGGTTCCCCCATGTGCTCCACCCGGACTGCTGTGGATCCAAGCCGAATGCGCATCGGCTGGCCGGGCCGGTCGAGCGCCTGGAAGTTGACCGGATCATTGTGGGTGGCGGCCATGGTCCGCGGTCCATCAACCGAGTCGGGAATCAGTGTCTTGACGATCAGCCGGGTCATGCCGGAGTTGCCGCCGGGAAACATCTGGAGCCCGGTTGCCATGCTGTCATCAACCGTCGGAATCACCTTGGACCACATGTACTGAAGAAATGCGGAGAGGACGTCGGGGCCAAGTCCGAATCCTCCCGAGGTTTCCGGGGTAACCAGCAGGCGTATGGTTTCGCGGCTCACGCCGTAGCTGCGCACGTAATAATCCTCGATGGTCATGCCGTCGAGCTCGCGCGAAACGGCGTCGCCGGGATAATCGTAAACCAGCGGCGCCTTCACATAACGGTCGCCGTGGATGGCCAGCAGTTCTTTCCGGACCGAGTCAGAAAACGGACATCCCGCGAGGCCCTTACCCCAGGGATCCTTGATCCATATTCCAGGCTTCTTTCCAAACTTCGCGCCAAAAAAGAATCCCTCGGCCGGTTTGCCGTTGATGTGCCCGACGCCGTAAGGGCTGCGCGGCAAATCGATCTGCGGCGATGGGCCTTGCCACGTCTGGTAGGACTTGAAGGCGTCCCAATCCAGGCCCATGGCATCGTAGACGTGCTCCAGGAAACTATCTGGATACGGCGGCTGAAAATGAACGGACGCCTGGGGAGCGAACAGGCGATGGCCGTCAACGACAAACTCATTTCTCTTTGCGACGCCGCCAAATATGTTTGCGTTGTCCAGGATCAGGCAGGTGCGGTCCAGAGTCGTCCGCTGGTGGAAGAACAATCCAGCCGAGAGACCCGAGAACCCGCCTCCCACAACCACGCAGTCGTAGGTTTCGCCTGTGTCCGTGACGCCCGCGGGAGCTTTGTCGAATTCACCGTCGCGGACTTCGTGAGCGTCATGGATCACCTGCTCGGTGTTTCCGGCCGAACTTTTATAGTCGCCCTCACCCGTGTAGCCGGTCCATGCAGCCCAATCGGCCTGGTTGCTTCCCGCTGCCTGGGCGCCGAGCGGAAACGGGCACGCGGCGGCCAGCAGCATCCCTGTGGACGCAACCAGCGCTCCGTCCAGAAAATCACGGCGAGTGATTGGCTCGTTCATACCGAGGATTTTATCGAGGTGAGGACATTTGCTCATGCTGTTCGGTCCTTTCCACAGGCTTCCCAGGCTTCAGGAAAATGGTTCAGTCACTTTCACCGCAATGTAGCTATCGTGCTGCGGCTGTCCGCCACAGTCTACACCCCGCTGGTTGGATCGCAACCACGATTTTGTAATCGAGAACATGGCAGCTTAGAGGTTTGATTGACGTGCTCGCGGCCAGCCTGCACATGGGTGAGAGCTGGCGACTACTCATATCAGCCACTCACAAGTTCGCAACGGCGTGTGCAAACCGCGTTGCCGACAGAGCTGCTTCTTCCCGATACAGTGGGCAAGATTTACTGCCAGAGCGCTCAAATCTCAGCTATCGGATCTGCTAGCCAGCCGAATAGATTTTGCCGGGCTTCATGGCGTGGCCCCAGCCGAGCGTTTCGGCATCCGGCAGGTTGAAGTCAGCGCCGGGAATCCGGCCCGCCTGGATCAGCGTTCCCAACTGGAAATAGGCCGCGTCAACATCCGAGTGCTCGCCGGAATAGTGGCTGAATCCGCCATCCGCCGTGCGGCAGGTGAGCGCCCAGTCGGCTCCGCGGCTGATGGCTGCCCGGCACTGTGCCGTGTTGCCGCCCAGTTGCCGCAGAAGGAAAACCGCGTCAAAGCAGGCGTGGACGTCCCAGTCGGGAGGTTTCAGGTGCCATCCGCCGTTGAGGCGCTGATCCTTGAGCACGCGCGCAACAAGGGCCGAAGAGCGCGGCGCGGGCCGGCCAATCAATCGGAAGAAGTGTACCAGGTGGAAAGTGGACGCCACATGATCGCCCAGGTAGCCATCGGAAGCCTGATGGCTCTGCAGCCAGCTTTCGATCGCGTTGCGGTGATCGTCGGGGAAATGCGCTCCCAGTGCCGCGTAGAACAGCGGATAAAAACTCATGGTGTACAACGGCAGCTTGCGGAACCGTCCGTTCTCAAAAAAGCGGTCAAGCGCGTGGATGGGATTAATCCGGGGCTTTTCGCCTAGCGCCCGCAAGCCCACCGCTCCTTGCACGGTGTTGTAGAGAATGGCGAGGTCGGCTTTGGGGTCCAGGTTTCCTTCGCGGTTGGCAAAAACGCCGTCCGGCTGCTGATGGCTCTGGATGAATTCAACCGAGCGAGCACCCGCGGGCAGCTTGCGCTGGAAAGTTTTCGTCAGCACCGCGGCGTACGTTACGGCTGCCAGATCGCTTTCCGCCGTGTCAGAGCTGCCGTGATACCGAGGGTCAGGGGAAGGATTGTAACCGCCGTCTTTGCGGGCGCACTTTTGAAGGAAGGCAAAGGCTTCGTCCCGAATACGTGCGCCCTCGGCAGAAGTGAATGCCTGTTCCGGCGCGCGGGCTTTACCCCAGAGCGCCGCCGCGCCTAACGAGCCCGCGGCCAATAATGTTTTGGGGAGAGCTTTGCGTCGTGAGATGGGGAGGATCATGAGTTCTTTCCCCAGGTTACCACGGCAAACTTTTTTTGTGCCGCGGGTCTTGTGTTCTCTGTGGGTTAAAAGCTTTAACAGAGCACCCGGAGAGCTCTGTGTTGCATCTTTTCCTGACACGGAGACCACAGACAGCACAAGAATACCTGCCACGGCTGAAGCCGGACCATTGTTACGGTTCCTCGCACACATCGCAGACGGCACGATGTATGCGCCAGCCGCGAAGTGAGAGGCTCTGATTCAGAATGGTGTCGATGCGGGCATCGGTGCTTCGCTTACTGGATCACTACATCGACGAGATATGTTGCGAGACTATAGACGCCTCCCGCGATCAGCAGGGTACCGTTATCAACGCTTGGCTTGAAGTCCGGACTGTTTCGCAGACCCGTCACGACATTCAGGACATTTTGTCTGATAGCTTCCTGAACCACCTGCTGCTCAGGGAAGGGAGGCCCCACAATTTTTCTGGCCGCCTTGACGGCCGGGTAGATCAGTTTGACAAATTCAAGTTTGTGGCCGGTCGGGAAGGATTCTACCGCCGCTATGACCGCACCGCATTGTGAGTGGCCAAGCACAAAGATCAGGCCCGCGCAAAGATGGCTTGTCCCGTAATAGAGGGACTCGGCCAGCGTTGCTGTTGCGCCGTTGCCCGCCACACGCGCCACAAACAGATCGCCGATTCCCTGATCGAAGACCAGTTCGGGCGGGACACGCGAATCCGAGCAGGAGATAATCGCCGCGAAAGGCGATTGCCCATGGTTAAACACGCACTCGCGGCGGACTGCATCCTCGTGCGGATGCGACTGCGTAAACGCCGCCCACTCTTGGTTTCCCGTTACCAGCGCCTGGAGCGCGGCCGCGGGAGTGGCTGGCCGGGTTCCATAGCATGGGTCCGCCTCCGTACAATCGGCGGGCCGCGCCTGACCAGTCCGAAACGCGGGCCATAGAGCTGTTCCGAGCCCCGTGAATGCACCAATCCGTAACACGTTTCTTCTGCTTACCAGTGATTTCGTGGATGCTCCCATAGTGTCTCCTCCTTGACGAAGCGTCTCTCGAAGACCATTGTCCAGGAACCAGACCGGGATCTGTGATAGATGGGTTGAGCCACTACTATATACCTGGATCGCACCCGCCCTTGATTTTTATTTTTCACCCGAGCGGGCAGCATAGAGTCTCGTTTTCTGAGACTCTGCGAGTTTGCGGGCACGAGCTCTGGGTGGAAGACGCGGCGAAGATTCGCGCTTCGGAGACCCGCAAGCAGAAGTTTGGTACTGCAAAGTTGTCCCGCCTGCACCAGCCCTGGAGATGGCGTAAGCCATGGGAAAGCTGATAAATTCTGCTAAATTCCTCCTGGAACGAAACCCGCCGGTGGTGCTCCTCCTGCTCGCGAATGTATTTCGCCACCGAGGCGGCACTCGACTGGCTGACGCTGAAGGCGCCGTATCCGGTTTGCCAGGCGAACTCCCGAAGCCCTCTTCGCGTCCGATGCACCCGGCCCTCCGGAAGCCGAACTGAGCGATCTCGCCTTGGACGACCGCTACGGCGTCAGCCGGTAGAGCATGCGGGGGAAGGGAATGGTTTCGCGGACGTGTTCCAGGCCGCATATCCACGCCACGAC
This window of the Terriglobia bacterium genome carries:
- a CDS encoding NADH:flavin oxidoreductase, giving the protein MPKQYFHYRSLADLRAHAAELGVDVPLVEDKEEIRSLLARPVKVRSPGGKTWTIGNSFAIHPMEGCDGNPDGNPGELTFRRYQRFGGGGAKLIWFEACAVVPEGRANPRQLWIHPGSAKQLKELLQTCREAHQKEFGTCHDFVALLQLTHSGRYSFEKQKVASRHPVLDLYPLVNREGQPPRENLPELASDDYLAALEDRYVQAATLARELGFDGVDIKMTHGYLLSELIGARTRAGTYGGSLENRARFTLSVAGKIRRRVGDDFLLAVRLGVYDGIPYAVGSKDSVGVPRDYPTPYNYGFGTDPKDPYRMDLSEPIKLVGWLQQAGVRLLNVSLGIPYANPHLGRPFDKSNEGYYETPEHPLLGVARHFSATAQIQNAYPDLAVVGTGYTWLRHFLIHAAAANVKLHRTTLAGLGRAALAYPDLPRVTFEKADLNPLRTCKTLSYCTYLMRSKKNELGQFPAGCPPFDKESYGEIMKQARAANRAAAKGQ
- a CDS encoding FAD/NAD(P)-binding protein; this translates as MSKCPHLDKILGMNEPITRRDFLDGALVASTGMLLAAACPFPLGAQAAGSNQADWAAWTGYTGEGDYKSSAGNTEQVIHDAHEVRDGEFDKAPAGVTDTGETYDCVVVGGGFSGLSAGLFFHQRTTLDRTCLILDNANIFGGVAKRNEFVVDGHRLFAPQASVHFQPPYPDSFLEHVYDAMGLDWDAFKSYQTWQGPSPQIDLPRSPYGVGHINGKPAEGFFFGAKFGKKPGIWIKDPWGKGLAGCPFSDSVRKELLAIHGDRYVKAPLVYDYPGDAVSRELDGMTIEDYYVRSYGVSRETIRLLVTPETSGGFGLGPDVLSAFLQYMWSKVIPTVDDSMATGLQMFPGGNSGMTRLIVKTLIPDSVDGPRTMAATHNDPVNFQALDRPGQPMRIRLGSTAVRVEHMGEPDKAEFVSVMYLKDGKVYRVKARTVVMAGGGWITKHVVRDLDETRRKSYDQFLYSPYMTANVAVRNWRFMYNLGISSASWFEGFGRYVNVRKDATFGVDLPTVGPDLPTVLTFFVDFAKPGLPALAQGQMGRAELLSTPFATYERQIREQMMEMFGASGFDAKHDIAGIVLNRFGHAFINPQPGFFFGLQGNPAARDALRDGPFGRIAFSHADLAGAMDHRNAFMESDRAVNQLLNRVLT
- a CDS encoding HAD family hydrolase, whose protein sequence is MTSPKDQLLAFKPQHKFFVGIDSDGCVFDSMEIKHKECFIPNIIKYWKLQAISKYAREAAEFVNLYSKWRGTNRFPALTRTFQLLREWPEPMRRGVRIPEVPTLQAWIDSGAALGNPALEAEIARAHDPVLQQTLEWSLAVNRCIADMVEGVPPFPFFRESAEKLQSKADIICVSATPGEALEREWREHDIAKYAEVIAGQEMGSKKEHLKLTTGGKYEKDCVLMVGDAPGDLAAARANNALFYPINPGHEEGSWQRFHDEAIDRFLSKRYAGDYETRLIEEFQELLPETPPWKK
- a CDS encoding prenyltransferase/squalene oxidase repeat-containing protein, encoding MILPISRRKALPKTLLAAGSLGAAALWGKARAPEQAFTSAEGARIRDEAFAFLQKCARKDGGYNPSPDPRYHGSSDTAESDLAAVTYAAVLTKTFQRKLPAGARSVEFIQSHQQPDGVFANREGNLDPKADLAILYNTVQGAVGLRALGEKPRINPIHALDRFFENGRFRKLPLYTMSFYPLFYAALGAHFPDDHRNAIESWLQSHQASDGYLGDHVASTFHLVHFFRLIGRPAPRSSALVARVLKDQRLNGGWHLKPPDWDVHACFDAVFLLRQLGGNTAQCRAAISRGADWALTCRTADGGFSHYSGEHSDVDAAYFQLGTLIQAGRIPGADFNLPDAETLGWGHAMKPGKIYSAG
- a CDS encoding carbonic anhydrase — its product is MGASTKSLVSRRNVLRIGAFTGLGTALWPAFRTGQARPADCTEADPCYGTRPATPAAALQALVTGNQEWAAFTQSHPHEDAVRRECVFNHGQSPFAAIISCSDSRVPPELVFDQGIGDLFVARVAGNGATATLAESLYYGTSHLCAGLIFVLGHSQCGAVIAAVESFPTGHKLEFVKLIYPAVKAARKIVGPPFPEQQVVQEAIRQNVLNVVTGLRNSPDFKPSVDNGTLLIAGGVYSLATYLVDVVIQ